GCTTCCGCGTCTCGCTGCCCCGCGGCTTCGCCCATCTCCCGCAGGAGCGCGTGCGGGCGAAGCCTCCGCAGCTCACCACCGCGACGGGTGTGGCGCCCTACGTCCAGGAGGCGCTGCGCTGGCTGCCCGGGGACGACTCCGTCCAGGACGCGGGAGCGCTCGAGACAGGGGCGCTGTCGATGCTGGGGCCGGGCACCCTCGCCACGAATCCCAACGCGCGCATCCTCCTGGCGGACGACAACGCCGACATGCGCGACTACGTCCGCCGGCTGCTGGGGGAGCGGTGGCGCGTCGAGGCCGTGTCCGACGGGGCCGCTGCCCTGGAGGCCGCACGCCGCGCGCCGCCAGACCTGGTGCTCACGGACGTGATGATGCCGGGCCTCGACGGCTTCGGGCTGCTCCAGGCGCTGCGCGCGGACGCGCGGCTGCGGGCCGTCCCCGTCATCATGCTGTCCGCCCGGGCGGGGGAGGAGTCGCGCATCGAGGGGCTGGAGGCGGGTGCGGACGACTACCTGGTCAAGCCGTTCTCCGCGCGCGAGCTGCTGGCGCGCGTGGCCACGCACCTCCAGCTGTCGGAGCTGCGGCGCGCGGCGCTGCGCGAGCGAGAGAAGATGTACGCGCTCTTCGAGCAGGCCCCCGTGCCCATCGCCGTGCTCCAGGGGGCGGAGCATGTCTTCGCGCTGGCCAACCCCCGCTACCTGGAGATGGTGCGCCGGGAGGGCGTCATCGGGAAGTCCATCATGGAGGTCTTCCCCGAGGTGAGGGGCTCGCCCATCCAGGCGATGTACGACCGCGTCTTCCGGACGGGCCAGCCCTTCGTCGCGGACGAGTTCCGGGCGGAGCTGGACCTGGGCCGGGGGGTGGAGGAGAGCTTCTTCACCTTCAATGCGTTCCCCGTCCGGGATACCGGAGGCGCGGTCGACGGCATCATGGTGGTCTGCGTCAACATCACCGAGCAGGTGCGCGCGCGGCAGGGCCGGGAGGAGGCGGCGCGGGAGCGGGAGCTGCTCCTGTTCAGCGAGCAGGAGGCGCGCCGCGAGGCCGAGTCCGCCAACCGCGCCAAGGACGAGTTCCTGGCGATGCTCGGCCATGAGCTGCGCAATCCGCTCGCGCCCATCACCACCGCGCTGCACCTGATGGGGCTGCGCCTGGGAGACGCCGCGCAGAAGGAGCGCAAGGTCATCGAGCGTCAGGTGGACCACCTGATGCGGCTGGTGGATGACCTGCTCGACGTGTCCCGCATCACCCGGGGGAAGGTGGAGCTCAAGCGGCAGCCGGTGGAGCTGGCGGAGGTGGTGGCGAAGGCCATCGAGATGGCCAGCCCGCTGCTGGAGCAGCGCCAGCACCACCTCTTCCTCTCCGTGCCCGCCCGGGGGCTGGCCGTGGACGCGGACCCGACCCGGCTGGCGCAGGTCGTCTCCAACCTGCTCACCAATGCCGCGAAGTACACGGAGCCCGGGGGCCGCATCGAGGTGAGCGCCGTGCGCGAGGACGCGGAGGTCATCCTGAAGGTCCGCGACACGGGCATCGGCATCGCCCCCGAGGTGCTGCCCCGCGTCTTCGACCTCTTCGTCCAGGAGCGCCAGTCTCTGGACCGCTCCCTGGGTGGACTGGGGCTGGGGTTGACCATCGTCCGCAGCCTGGTGGCCATGCACGGCGGCAGGGTGACGGCGCACAGCGAGGGCAAGGGCCGGGGCACCGAGTTCACCATCCAGATGCCCGCCCTGGCGCGGCAGGCGGAGGCCGCTCCCGCCTCCCACGTCAGCGGCCCGAGCCACGTGAGGGCGGCGCTGGCGTCAGGACGGCGCATCCTCCTGGTGGACGACAACGAAGACGCGGTGGACCTGCTGAGCGAGTTCCTGGAGTCGCTGGGCCACGTGACGCGCATCGCCTACGACGGGCCGTCGGGGCTGAGCCTCGCGGAGGCGTTCCAGCCGGACCTGGCCCTGCTCGACATCGGGCTGCCGGTGATGGACGGGTACGAGCTGGCGCGCCGCCTGCGCGCCATGCCCCGGCTGTCCCAGGTCCAGCTCATCGCCGTGACGGGCTATGGGCAGGAGGCAGACCGCATCCGCTCGCGCGAGGCGGGGTTCGACGCGCACCTGGTCAAGCCCGTGCAACTCGCGCAGTTGGAAGCGCTGCTCAAGGGGCTGATGGACAGCGGGCCTGCCTCCGCTCCCGCGGCGTAGGGAGCTGCCGAGCGTCCGGAGGGGAGGGGCAGGCAGGAGGAGGAAGGCACTCCCTCCCTGGAGGGTGGATTGTTGCGCCCCTGGATGCGACGGACGTTGCCGCCTGTCGTATCGGAGGGGGTAGCCATGCAGCGAACAGGCTGGGAGCCCGCGCGGTGGGCGCGGTGGAGTGTCGTGTTGCTCGGAGTGGTGCTGGGGGCCTGCGGGCCCGCACCCGCGGACGAGCCACCGGGGGACGCGGTGACAGTCCCGGAGTCCGAGGGAGAAGCCTCCCTCCCGCTGGCGCCCTTCGAGCAGCCGGAGGATGTGCGAGAGGCACTGGGGAAGAGCTCCGGCATCTCCCACCCGTTCGACGTGAGCCGGCCGTCGCTGCTCAAGCGGCCCACGGGCCGGCCCGGGGTGGGCGTGGCCTTCGATGGCAAGCAGTACCTGGTCGTCTGGGAGGACGAGCGCACCGGCAGCGTCTTCGGCGCGCGGGTGAGGCCGGACGGGAAGGTGCTGGACCCGGCGGGCATCCCCCTCAACCTGGGCACCCGGTTGGATGGGGGCGAGCCCCGCGTGGCCTGGGACGGCACGCAGTTCGTGGTCGTCTGGGTGAGCGGCACCGACGGCGTCTTCGGCGCCCATGTGGACAGCGACGGCGACGTGCGCCGCCACTTCATCTTCAATTTCAGCGGGGAGGTGAGCGGGCCTCCTGGCATCGCCTGCGCGAGGAAGCTGTGCCTGGTGGCCTACACGGTGTCCGGTGACGATGAGAACGTCGTCGCCTTCGACCGCGTGGAGGCGGACGGCGACGTACTGGACGGAGAGGTCGTCTCCCCCGCGGAGAACATCGCCAATGACCCCGCCGTGGCGTGGGATGGCAAGCGGTTCCTCATCGTCTGGAGCGACGAGCGCGGCGGCGATGGCACCCCCGACATCTACGGGACGCGCGTGGAGAAGGATGGCGACGTGCTGGAGGACGGCGGCGTGCCGCTCGTCGCGCTGCCCGGCGCCCAGCTGGTTCCCGATGTGGCGTGGACGGGCAGCCGCTTCTTCATCGTCTGGCAGGCCGGAGACGTCGGGGCGGCGAACATCGCCGGGGCCCGCTTCCGGAGCAGCCTGACGCTGGATGGGCCTCCCGCGTTCGGCATCGCCACCGGCCCCGGGGACCAGACGAATCCCCGGGTGGCCCCCAGCGGCAGCAAGTCGCTCGTCGTCTGGGACGACACGCGCCTGGGGCCCCACCGCGCCCGGGGCGTCCGGGTGGGGGATGACGGCAGCATCCTGGGCTCGCCCTCCGGCTTCACCATCTCCTCCGGAGACGCTGAAGAAGAGCTGCAGCCCGCCGTGGCGGCGGGGGACCACCAGTTCTTCGTGGCCTTCGCCGGCGGGGAGACGGGGACGCCGCCCTTCGGGCCCCATCACATCCTGGGCACACGCGTGCGGCACGACGACTCCGTGAAGGACTCGCCCGCGCTGCGCCTCACCCGCTCCGCGTACCCACAAGGCCAGTCCGCCGCCGCGCTCGGGGCGGACGTGTACCTGGTCGTCTGGCGCGAGGTGCGGGAGGGGACGCCGCGCTTGCTGGCCACCCGTGTGCGCCCGGATGGGCGGGTGCTGGACGTGCCCGTCCTGCTGCCGGCCGGCACGGACGCGCGCGAGCCCGCGGTGGCCTGGGGCGGCGACGGGTGGCTGGTGGTCTGGGAGGAGGGGCCGTTCGGCGACACCGACATCCGGGGCGCCCGGCTCAGCGGCTCGGGACTGCTGCTGGACGCGGCGAGCCTCGCCATCGCCGCGCTGCCGGATGACCAGTTCAATCCGGCGGTGGCCTCCAACTTCGACACCTTCCTCGTCGTCTGGACGGACGGGCGCGGCTCCTTCTTCGGCAATGTCTCCGACATCGTCGGCACGCGGGTGAGCCTGGGTGGCACGGTGCTGGACCCCGGCGGCTTCCCCATCTCCAGCGTCCCCTTCACCCAGGAGGAGGCCGCCGTGGTGGCCACCGGAGACCTGCGCTACCTCGTTGCCTGGCTGCACGTGGACTTCCTCACCAGCCCGCTGGAGACGGAGGTCAGCGTCCGGGGCGCCCGGGTGGACGCGGACGGCACCGTGCTGGACGTGCCGGAGCGCATCTTCGCCGCGGGGCCGGCCTACGTGGGGGCGCCGCCCGCGCTCGCCTTCGACGGGACGAACACGCTGGTGGCATGGACGAGCGGCCCCATCGGCTCGTTCGGCCCGCCGGGCAACGACGTGCTGGCCACCCGCGTGGATGAGGATGGGGACGTGCTGGACGCCGTGCCCCGGCTGGTGGCCTCCGGAGTCACGCACGAGCGGCTGAACGTCACCGCCACCTTCGACGGGACGGACTTCTGGCTGGCGTGGGAGCAGAACCGGCTGCCCACGGACTTCGACGACCCGACGTTCCGCACGGACGTGTACGGCGCCCGGGTGCGCACCAGCGGCACCGTGAGGGACCCCGGCGGCAGGCCCATCGCCGCGCACCAGCCCGAGCCCGAGTTCGACCCCGTCATCGTCTCCGCCCTGAGCGGGCGGGTGGCGGTCTTCTACACGGAGTTCGTCACCGACGAGGACGCGATGAACCTGCGCATCCAGGGGCGGGTGCTCACCGGCCTGGGCGCGTCCGCCACGGAGGGAGGGCCGCCGGCTCCGGCCGCGGCGCGCTGAAGCGCCCGGCCTCGTGAGGCCGGGGCACGGGGCCCGCGCCTTGCCGCCATTGCGTGCGGTGGAGCGCGGGCCTCAGCCGTGCGGGGTGCGGCTACTTCGCGTCCACCACGAGGACCATCCAGCGGTCCGTGGAGTGGTCGATGCGCACGTTGGTGGCACCGGCCTCCTGGAGCTGCTGGACGATGCCCTCCAGGAAGGTGAGGTTCTCCTTGGGCGCGTCCACGAAGATGTTCTTCGAGCCCGTGCCCTTCGCCTTGGGCTTCTTGGCGGGCGCACCGGCCGCGCCGTTGAGCGCCTCCGGGGCCGCGGCGGCCTTCAGCCGGGACGCCGGGTCCTCGGTGGCGGCCTCGGGCGCGCCCTCC
Above is a window of Pyxidicoccus xibeiensis DNA encoding:
- a CDS encoding ATP-binding protein, with product MGELMRSIDWSRTKLGPVAQWPRSLKTMVGVILGSPFPMLVWWGPEMLQLYNDAYRPVLGRKHPASMGAPGRLIWPEIWDVIGPMAEGVLAGGPPPWREDFQLFINSRGFVEETFHTFSYSPVPDDDGRVGGVLNTVQETTQKVQGERQLRMLRDLAARLSDAKSADEACELAAATFATNDADLPFSLVYLLDADGREVRLRGSSGLEGYDGPAKAGHVTLGAAPEGTGWPFAEAVAAGHVGVSDLASRFGALPGGRWGSPPERAILVPLARPGHPRPYGFLVSGLSPRRKFDEQYLGLFQLTADQVATAITNARTYEEERRRAEVLAELDRAKTAFFSNVSHEFRTPLTLMLGPTEDALAQPQRTLAGENLLVVYRNALRLLKLVNSLLDFSRIEAGRATASYEPTDLASVTTDLASAFQSAIERAGLRFIVDCAPLPEAVYVDQDMWEKIVLNLLSNALKFTFAGEIGICLRWVGEGMELVVRDTGIGIPAPELPNVFKRFHRVQGAKSRTHEGSGIGLALVHELVRLHGGTIDVASQEGEGTCFRVSLPRGFAHLPQERVRAKPPQLTTATGVAPYVQEALRWLPGDDSVQDAGALETGALSMLGPGTLATNPNARILLADDNADMRDYVRRLLGERWRVEAVSDGAAALEAARRAPPDLVLTDVMMPGLDGFGLLQALRADARLRAVPVIMLSARAGEESRIEGLEAGADDYLVKPFSARELLARVATHLQLSELRRAALREREKMYALFEQAPVPIAVLQGAEHVFALANPRYLEMVRREGVIGKSIMEVFPEVRGSPIQAMYDRVFRTGQPFVADEFRAELDLGRGVEESFFTFNAFPVRDTGGAVDGIMVVCVNITEQVRARQGREEAARERELLLFSEQEARREAESANRAKDEFLAMLGHELRNPLAPITTALHLMGLRLGDAAQKERKVIERQVDHLMRLVDDLLDVSRITRGKVELKRQPVELAEVVAKAIEMASPLLEQRQHHLFLSVPARGLAVDADPTRLAQVVSNLLTNAAKYTEPGGRIEVSAVREDAEVILKVRDTGIGIAPEVLPRVFDLFVQERQSLDRSLGGLGLGLTIVRSLVAMHGGRVTAHSEGKGRGTEFTIQMPALARQAEAAPASHVSGPSHVRAALASGRRILLVDDNEDAVDLLSEFLESLGHVTRIAYDGPSGLSLAEAFQPDLALLDIGLPVMDGYELARRLRAMPRLSQVQLIAVTGYGQEADRIRSREAGFDAHLVKPVQLAQLEALLKGLMDSGPASAPAA